A window of the Magnetococcales bacterium genome harbors these coding sequences:
- a CDS encoding CBS domain-containing protein: MVTTVITAPPETPIRDLARLLTEKRIGGVPIVEQGRLLGMVTEEDLLARVKTIHPPTLFTFLDAVIPIAGEHRFEEDLRRMAASTAEEIMTTELEAVDEETDLAEVATLISDRHVCLLPVLRGEELVGIIGKRDVIRGMLADGVA, from the coding sequence ATGGTAACGACAGTGATCACGGCTCCCCCGGAGACCCCGATTCGCGATCTGGCGCGTCTGCTCACCGAAAAACGGATTGGCGGCGTCCCCATTGTGGAGCAGGGGCGACTGCTGGGCATGGTGACGGAAGAGGATCTGCTGGCCCGGGTCAAGACGATTCATCCCCCGACCCTGTTCACCTTTTTGGACGCGGTGATTCCCATCGCCGGGGAACACCGCTTCGAGGAGGATTTGCGCCGCATGGCCGCCTCCACAGCCGAAGAGATCATGACCACCGAGTTGGAAGCGGTAGACGAGGAGACGGATCTGGCGGAAGTGGCCACCCTGATCAGCGATCGGCATGTCTGTCTGCTGCCGGTGCTGCGGGGAGAGGAACTGGTGGGGATCATCGGCAAGCGGGACGTGATCCGGGGCATGCTGGCGGACGGCGTGGCGTGA
- the tsaE gene encoding tRNA (adenosine(37)-N6)-threonylcarbamoyltransferase complex ATPase subunit type 1 TsaE produces MIYVTGSEAETEALASELARCLMPGMALLLTGDLGSGKSVFARGVLRGLGVEEAYITSPTFTLVNVYDEGRLPVAHFDLYRVTDPEELELVGIEEYVDGKGVVIVEWPELGVGHHFGAALDIRLTDAPEKPEERRITLTPLEPLSRECLHVFKRQRAPSGS; encoded by the coding sequence TTGATTTATGTCACCGGTTCCGAGGCCGAAACCGAAGCCTTGGCCTCAGAGCTGGCCCGTTGTCTGATGCCGGGCATGGCCCTGCTGCTGACCGGAGATCTGGGCAGCGGCAAAAGCGTGTTCGCCCGTGGCGTCTTGAGGGGACTGGGGGTGGAAGAGGCGTACATCACCAGTCCCACCTTCACCTTGGTGAATGTGTATGACGAAGGACGCCTGCCGGTGGCCCATTTCGATTTGTATCGGGTGACCGATCCGGAAGAACTGGAACTGGTCGGCATCGAAGAGTATGTGGATGGCAAGGGTGTGGTGATCGTGGAGTGGCCGGAACTGGGAGTTGGACACCATTTCGGGGCCGCCCTCGACATCCGGCTGACGGACGCGCCGGAAAAACCGGAGGAACGCCGCATCACCCTGACCCCCCTGGAACCTTTGAGTCGGGAATGTTTGCATGTCTTCAAGCGACAACGCGCCCCCAGCGGGTCCTGA
- a CDS encoding phosphotransferase: protein MSSSDNAPPAGPEILVAPSALRFIEPVLGSGITLTQVAGDASFRRYFRVESPRGRFILMDAPPDKEDSAPFLDIAQFLRSHGVPTPEVVAQRLDLGYVLLEDFGDLTYLKALEQGENPDILYRAAVETLLTLQATPKDDRCIAHRRPYDREMLRRELALFTDWYVEGILRTPITPEDRQAFDVVFHRLIDAILEQPWTLVHRDYHSRNLMWRAAGVGVLDFQDAVMGPITYDLASLLRDCYVAWDAPFREKVMEWWFADPRIQARYPVDGATFRADLERMGIQRNLKAIGIFGRLSLRDGKHGYLNDIPRTLGYVRETLPGRPELAALAGLIDRYAPG from the coding sequence ATGTCTTCAAGCGACAACGCGCCCCCAGCGGGTCCTGAAATCCTGGTCGCCCCCTCGGCTTTGCGCTTCATCGAGCCGGTTTTAGGCAGCGGGATCACCCTGACCCAGGTGGCGGGGGATGCCTCTTTCCGCCGTTATTTCCGGGTCGAATCCCCCCGCGGACGGTTCATTCTCATGGACGCCCCTCCGGACAAGGAAGACTCGGCACCTTTTTTGGATATTGCCCAATTCCTGCGCAGCCACGGGGTTCCGACCCCCGAGGTGGTGGCGCAACGACTCGATCTGGGCTATGTATTGCTGGAGGATTTCGGCGACCTGACCTATCTGAAGGCTTTGGAACAGGGGGAAAATCCGGATATCCTCTACCGGGCCGCCGTCGAAACCCTGCTCACCCTGCAAGCCACCCCGAAAGATGACCGCTGCATCGCCCACCGGCGCCCCTACGACCGGGAGATGCTGCGGCGGGAACTGGCGTTGTTCACCGACTGGTATGTGGAAGGCATTCTCCGGACCCCCATCACCCCGGAGGATCGTCAGGCCTTCGACGTGGTCTTTCACCGCCTGATCGACGCCATCCTGGAACAACCCTGGACCCTGGTGCATCGGGACTATCACAGCCGCAATCTGATGTGGCGCGCCGCAGGTGTGGGAGTGCTGGATTTCCAGGACGCGGTCATGGGACCCATTACCTACGATCTGGCCAGTCTGCTGCGGGACTGTTATGTGGCCTGGGATGCCCCATTCCGGGAAAAGGTGATGGAATGGTGGTTTGCCGATCCCCGCATCCAGGCCCGCTATCCGGTGGACGGGGCCACCTTCCGGGCCGATCTGGAACGCATGGGTATTCAGCGCAATCTCAAGGCCATCGGCATCTTCGGACGCCTCTCCCTGCGGGATGGCAAACACGGCTATCTGAACGACATCCCCCGCACGTTGGGTTATGTGCGGGAGACGTTGCCGGGGCGTCCGGAACTGGCGGCACTGGCGGGTCTGATCGACCGCTACGCGCCGGGTTGA
- a CDS encoding nucleotidyltransferase family protein, with protein sequence MHAMILAAGYGKRLRPLTDTVPKPLVDMGGRPLLDHTLLRVAALGIRRVVINVHHLAEQIIAHVGDGSAYGLDVIWSQETVLMETGGGVCQALGLLGEAPFLAINGDVVWDMDLEPLITAFDPIRMDGLLGLVPVRGEEAGGGDFVVDDRGRLRRAGSGNGGWIYSGLQMLRPSALRDYPAEPFSLNRFYDDAMGRERLYGLPLEGFWADIGTPERLDITRLEWKNRFAIGAGLAYKD encoded by the coding sequence ATGCACGCCATGATCCTGGCCGCAGGCTACGGCAAGCGGCTGCGCCCCTTGACCGATACGGTGCCCAAGCCCCTGGTGGACATGGGTGGACGCCCCTTGTTGGATCACACCCTGTTGCGGGTGGCGGCCCTGGGGATCCGGCGGGTGGTGATCAACGTCCACCATCTGGCGGAACAAATCATCGCCCATGTGGGGGATGGTTCGGCGTATGGACTGGACGTGATCTGGTCCCAAGAAACGGTGCTGATGGAAACCGGTGGCGGGGTCTGTCAGGCGTTGGGATTGCTGGGGGAGGCGCCTTTTCTGGCCATCAACGGGGATGTGGTCTGGGACATGGACCTGGAACCTTTGATCACCGCCTTTGATCCAATACGCATGGATGGTCTGCTGGGACTGGTGCCGGTACGCGGAGAAGAAGCAGGAGGCGGGGATTTTGTCGTGGATGACCGTGGCCGCCTGCGGCGCGCCGGATCCGGGAATGGGGGGTGGATCTATTCCGGATTGCAGATGCTGCGGCCTTCAGCCTTGCGGGATTATCCGGCGGAACCCTTCTCCCTGAACCGCTTCTATGACGACGCCATGGGCCGGGAACGGCTGTATGGCCTGCCCCTGGAAGGTTTCTGGGCAGATATCGGCACCCCGGAACGATTGGACATCACGCGCCTGGAATGGAAAAACCGGTTTGCAATCGGCGCGGGGTTGGCATATAAAGATTGA
- a CDS encoding protein-L-isoaspartate O-methyltransferase codes for MDFTQARVNMVKSQAVPNMVRDPALLQGLLQVPREDFATSAFREFAYSDMPIPLNDGGRRALTPVQIGWMIQELQLSRGDRVLVIGAGSGYECALLAGMGMTVFALESDAELATRGQQLTDPSQVQWRTAPLAEGWSEAGRFDGILICGAVASIPNRIVGQLQEDGVLVGIVGRIGEVTMRAVRVSGIPVRQETLFETVAPSLPGLGDDGSFRL; via the coding sequence ATGGACTTCACCCAGGCGCGGGTCAATATGGTCAAATCCCAGGCAGTGCCGAACATGGTACGTGATCCGGCATTGCTGCAGGGACTTCTTCAGGTTCCCAGGGAGGATTTCGCCACCTCCGCATTCCGGGAATTCGCCTATTCGGATATGCCCATTCCCTTGAACGACGGCGGACGGCGCGCCCTGACCCCTGTGCAGATCGGGTGGATGATCCAGGAATTGCAGCTTTCCCGTGGGGACAGGGTGCTGGTGATCGGAGCGGGCAGCGGTTACGAATGCGCCTTGCTGGCGGGCATGGGCATGACGGTGTTCGCGTTGGAATCCGATGCCGAACTGGCCACCCGGGGCCAACAACTGACCGACCCCTCCCAGGTGCAGTGGCGCACAGCCCCCCTGGCGGAAGGATGGAGCGAGGCGGGACGCTTTGACGGCATCCTGATTTGCGGTGCGGTGGCCTCCATTCCCAACCGGATCGTGGGACAGTTGCAAGAGGATGGGGTGCTGGTGGGGATCGTCGGACGAATCGGAGAGGTCACCATGCGCGCGGTGCGCGTATCGGGGATTCCGGTGCGTCAGGAGACCCTGTTCGAGACCGTGGCCCCCTCATTGCCGGGCTTGGGCGATGACGGGAGTTTCCGGTTGTAG
- a CDS encoding aspartate kinase, translating into MSLIVQKYGGTSVGSIQRIRNVAARAVAAQRAGNRVVVTVSAMSGETNRLVALVEELSGGTFSQREYDVVVATGEQVSTGLLAIAIESLGVPARSYQGWQVRFVTDGVHAKARILDVEADAILRDLDAGRIVVVAGFQGVDDQNAVTTLGRGGSDTSAVALAAALKADFCDIYTDVDGVYTTDPRVVPKARKLDRICYEEMLEMASLGAKVLQTRSVELAKKYKVPVRVLSSLEEGTGTLLTEEDDVMEQVVVSAIAFNRDEAKITILGVPDKPGIAASIFGTLADANVNVDMIVQNISASSGGTDVTFTVAKGDYKQAMAVLKEPVAALGAQDLLGDPDIAKVSVVGVGMRSHSGVAQRMFKALSADGINIRMISTSEIKISVIIDEKYMELAVRSLHQAFELDKDAGDRVRG; encoded by the coding sequence GTGAGTTTGATTGTTCAAAAATATGGCGGAACTTCCGTTGGCTCCATCCAACGAATCCGCAACGTGGCGGCCCGGGCGGTCGCGGCCCAGCGGGCCGGGAACCGGGTGGTGGTCACGGTGTCGGCCATGTCCGGCGAGACCAACCGTCTGGTGGCCTTGGTGGAAGAACTCTCCGGTGGCACCTTCAGCCAGCGGGAATACGACGTGGTGGTGGCCACCGGGGAACAGGTCTCCACCGGACTGCTGGCCATCGCCATCGAATCCCTGGGCGTGCCCGCCCGCTCCTATCAGGGGTGGCAGGTGCGCTTCGTGACCGATGGTGTCCACGCCAAGGCCCGCATCCTGGATGTGGAAGCCGACGCGATCCTGCGGGATCTGGACGCGGGCCGCATCGTGGTGGTGGCGGGATTCCAGGGGGTGGACGACCAGAACGCCGTGACCACCCTGGGTCGGGGCGGCTCGGATACCTCGGCGGTGGCTTTGGCCGCGGCCCTCAAAGCCGATTTTTGCGACATCTACACCGACGTGGACGGGGTTTACACCACCGATCCCCGGGTGGTGCCCAAGGCGCGCAAACTGGATCGCATCTGCTACGAAGAGATGCTGGAAATGGCCTCCCTGGGGGCCAAGGTATTGCAAACCCGTTCGGTGGAACTGGCCAAGAAATACAAGGTTCCCGTGCGGGTACTCTCTTCCCTGGAGGAAGGGACCGGAACTCTGTTGACCGAAGAGGATGATGTCATGGAACAAGTCGTGGTTTCCGCCATTGCGTTCAACCGGGATGAAGCCAAGATCACCATCTTGGGCGTACCCGACAAGCCCGGCATTGCCGCGTCGATCTTCGGCACCCTGGCCGACGCCAATGTCAACGTGGACATGATCGTGCAAAACATCTCCGCCAGCAGCGGCGGCACGGATGTCACCTTCACCGTGGCCAAAGGGGATTACAAACAGGCCATGGCGGTCCTGAAAGAACCCGTGGCCGCCCTGGGCGCCCAGGATCTGTTGGGAGATCCGGATATCGCCAAGGTATCGGTGGTGGGTGTGGGCATGCGTTCCCATTCGGGTGTGGCCCAGCGCATGTTCAAGGCGTTGAGCGCGGATGGCATCAACATACGCATGATTTCCACCTCGGAGATCAAAATCTCCGTGATCATCGACGAAAAATACATGGAACTGGCGGTGCGCTCCCTGCACCAGGCTTTTGAATTGGACAAGGACGCTGGAGATCGTGTCAGAGGCTGA